The proteins below are encoded in one region of Streptomyces cyanogenus:
- a CDS encoding ATP-binding protein, translating to MTEGRPSAAGSAPLWERDAEIATVAQALDVLCADQSSAGSLLVLRGEAGLGKTALLAETRRIAERRGCTVWSARGAETLRSVPFHVVRQLLQPALLSLLPEEAREYLGDWYDIAGPALGIADPQGDNADPHYVCDGLVAAVRRLARREWPLVLLVDDAHWADQETLRWLAAFAERLDDLSVLVLVARRPGEVSGESARLLDEVAAAADRPVRTLSALTPDATAGLTRATLGRQADDPFCREVWAVTGGNPYDTVELLAKVQDSELQPVEAQAAELRALNRAARGGGLVDRLKGLGLEATRFAWAAAILGTGITVDMVARLATMNDELARHCAELLCSARILTEPESAAGTEPAGGALEFVHPLIATAVYNSIPPGVCTAMHGVAAQIITELGRGAAEAARHLLKVHPDDDEELVEQLREAAREHLAVGAPDAARRCLERALQEPPRPEVHAHVLYELGCATLLTNPAVTIDHLQSALGMPGLDGDDRVDAVVRLSQALLHNDQLEEAVRTVEAEAARHEAGPVRMRLQAFQFMWEGIHGEIVSPARSRRLAELASTCSGRDNAERALLILRGFDAMTHGESADEVLELCDRALVNGRLAPGLGWTDPEWGMELLMMLGSSYAYADRLDRAESLFAEARRVYTTAGWHGGHLSLANAFLGLAYRRQGRLRDAESALRDALVLAERVGRRLPLYWSASCGLVDTLLARGRVEEAWSVAEQYGFAPPYPSTIVLPDIRSVRGRLLLAVGRTEEGIDELEAAEKTAASRGGHNPVLAPWSIDLAKALAGPDPARAAQVAADARRQAERFGTDTAIGEALRCAAAVETGERAVQLAARAVTYLEASPCQYEHAAARVEYGIAARSAAELGRGLDLARACGAEGLVAQAREALETGRGVR from the coding sequence ATGACGGAGGGACGGCCGTCGGCGGCCGGCTCGGCTCCCCTGTGGGAGCGTGACGCCGAGATCGCCACCGTCGCACAGGCACTCGACGTCCTGTGCGCGGACCAGTCGTCCGCGGGCAGCCTGCTGGTCCTGCGGGGCGAGGCCGGACTCGGCAAGACCGCGCTGCTGGCCGAGACCCGCCGCATCGCCGAACGCCGCGGCTGCACCGTCTGGTCCGCCCGTGGCGCCGAGACGCTGAGATCGGTCCCGTTCCACGTCGTACGGCAACTGCTCCAGCCGGCACTGCTGTCCTTACTCCCCGAGGAGGCGCGCGAGTACCTCGGCGACTGGTACGACATCGCCGGCCCCGCCCTCGGCATAGCCGACCCGCAAGGGGACAACGCCGACCCGCACTACGTCTGCGACGGACTCGTCGCCGCGGTGCGCCGGCTCGCCCGCCGCGAATGGCCGCTGGTCCTCCTCGTCGACGACGCGCACTGGGCCGACCAGGAGACCCTGCGCTGGCTCGCGGCGTTCGCCGAACGCCTGGACGACCTGTCCGTGCTCGTCCTGGTCGCCCGCCGTCCCGGCGAGGTCAGCGGCGAGAGCGCCCGCCTGCTCGACGAGGTGGCCGCCGCCGCGGACCGCCCCGTCCGCACCCTGAGCGCCCTCACCCCCGACGCCACCGCCGGGCTCACCCGGGCCACCCTCGGCCGGCAGGCCGACGACCCGTTCTGCCGCGAGGTCTGGGCCGTCACCGGCGGCAACCCCTACGACACCGTCGAACTCCTCGCCAAGGTCCAGGACAGCGAACTCCAGCCGGTCGAGGCGCAGGCCGCGGAGCTGCGCGCGCTCAACCGCGCGGCCCGCGGCGGCGGACTGGTCGACCGGCTCAAGGGCCTCGGCCTGGAGGCCACCCGGTTCGCGTGGGCCGCCGCCATCCTCGGCACCGGCATCACCGTCGACATGGTCGCCCGCCTCGCGACCATGAACGACGAACTCGCCCGGCACTGCGCCGAGCTGCTGTGCAGCGCCCGCATCCTCACCGAACCCGAGTCGGCCGCCGGCACCGAACCGGCGGGCGGCGCGCTGGAGTTCGTCCACCCGCTCATCGCCACCGCTGTCTACAACTCCATCCCGCCCGGCGTGTGCACGGCCATGCACGGCGTCGCCGCGCAGATCATCACCGAACTGGGCCGGGGCGCCGCCGAGGCCGCCCGGCACCTGCTCAAGGTGCACCCGGACGACGACGAGGAACTCGTCGAGCAGCTGCGCGAGGCCGCCCGCGAGCACCTCGCCGTCGGCGCGCCCGACGCGGCCCGCCGCTGCCTGGAACGCGCGCTGCAGGAGCCGCCCCGCCCCGAGGTGCACGCGCACGTCCTCTACGAACTGGGCTGCGCCACCCTCCTGACCAACCCCGCGGTCACCATCGACCACCTCCAGAGCGCCCTCGGCATGCCCGGCCTGGACGGGGACGACCGGGTCGACGCCGTCGTCCGGCTCTCCCAGGCGCTGCTCCACAACGACCAGCTGGAGGAGGCCGTCCGCACCGTAGAGGCCGAAGCGGCCCGGCACGAGGCCGGCCCCGTGCGGATGCGACTGCAGGCGTTCCAGTTCATGTGGGAGGGCATCCACGGCGAGATCGTCTCCCCGGCCCGCTCCCGGCGCCTCGCCGAGCTGGCGAGCACCTGCTCCGGCCGTGACAACGCCGAACGCGCCCTGCTGATCCTGCGCGGCTTCGACGCCATGACCCACGGCGAGAGCGCCGACGAGGTCCTCGAACTGTGCGACCGCGCCCTGGTCAACGGCCGGCTCGCGCCCGGACTCGGCTGGACCGACCCTGAGTGGGGCATGGAGCTGCTGATGATGCTCGGCAGCTCGTACGCCTACGCCGACCGGCTCGACCGGGCCGAGAGCCTGTTCGCCGAGGCCCGGCGCGTCTACACCACGGCCGGCTGGCACGGCGGCCACCTCTCCCTGGCCAATGCCTTCCTCGGGCTCGCCTACCGCCGACAGGGCCGGCTCCGCGACGCCGAGTCCGCCCTGCGCGACGCCCTGGTCCTCGCCGAACGCGTGGGCCGTCGCCTGCCCCTGTACTGGTCGGCCAGCTGCGGGCTGGTCGACACCCTGCTGGCCCGGGGCCGGGTGGAAGAGGCCTGGTCGGTCGCCGAACAGTACGGTTTCGCGCCGCCCTACCCGTCCACCATCGTGCTGCCCGACATCCGTTCCGTGCGCGGCCGGCTGCTGCTCGCCGTCGGCCGCACCGAGGAAGGCATCGACGAACTGGAGGCCGCCGAGAAGACCGCCGCCTCCCGCGGCGGCCACAACCCGGTCCTCGCCCCCTGGTCCATCGACCTCGCCAAGGCCCTCGCCGGGCCGGACCCGGCCCGGGCCGCCCAGGTCGCGGCCGACGCCCGCCGGCAGGCCGAGCGGTTCGGCACGGACACCGCCATCGGCGAGGCCCTGCGCTGCGCCGCCGCGGTGGAGACGGGGGAGCGTGCGGTCCAGCTGGCCGCCCGCGCCGTCACCTACCTGGAGGCCTCGCCCTGCCAGTACGAGCACGCGGCGGCCCGCGTCGAGTACGGCATCGCCGCCCGCTCGGCCGCGGAGCTGGGCCGGGGCCTGGACCTCGCGCGGGCCTGCGGTGCGGAGGGGCTGGTCGCGCAGGCACGGGAGGCGCTGGAGACGGGGCGGGGTGTGCGCTAG
- a CDS encoding DUF3048 domain-containing protein, which produces MGHGARTRRAARTAALLSVALTASLMAGCTGHGRDDDRAPHGTATPAPSRSAVAGSPLAVKIDNVGAARPQTGLGAADVVYVEQVEGGLSRLLAVYATRLPRAVGPVRSARESDLELLRQFTMPTLAFSGAQRALLPLIDRAPLRARSPDEAPGAYYRDPGRAAPHNLCLRPSALLPAAPGAAALTTGFRFGPAPSGGTPVSARSVRYPAARFTFTWSAGRGGWLVAMDGGPAATTDGGRPAPATVVVQHVTVRTSRYHDVLGSRTPYTETVGSGRAEVLRDGRSYDGFWSRPTAADGTSFTTADGGRLGFAAGQVWVVFVPGP; this is translated from the coding sequence ATGGGACACGGGGCGCGCACGCGGCGCGCGGCACGGACGGCGGCGCTGCTGAGCGTCGCGCTGACGGCCTCCCTCATGGCGGGCTGCACCGGCCACGGCCGGGACGACGACCGCGCCCCGCACGGCACCGCGACGCCGGCGCCGAGCCGTTCGGCCGTGGCCGGATCGCCGCTCGCCGTCAAGATCGACAACGTGGGCGCGGCCCGCCCGCAGACCGGGCTCGGCGCGGCGGACGTGGTGTACGTGGAGCAGGTGGAGGGCGGCCTGAGCCGGCTGCTGGCGGTGTACGCGACACGGCTGCCGAGGGCCGTCGGTCCGGTGCGCAGCGCCCGCGAGTCCGATCTGGAACTGCTGCGCCAGTTCACGATGCCGACGCTCGCCTTCTCGGGTGCGCAGCGCGCGCTGCTGCCGCTGATCGACCGGGCGCCGCTGCGCGCGCGGTCACCCGACGAGGCCCCCGGCGCCTATTACCGGGACCCCGGCCGGGCCGCCCCGCACAACCTCTGTCTGCGCCCGTCCGCGCTGTTGCCCGCCGCCCCGGGCGCGGCGGCGCTGACCACGGGCTTCCGCTTCGGCCCGGCGCCCTCCGGCGGCACCCCCGTGTCCGCGCGCTCGGTGCGCTACCCGGCCGCCCGCTTCACCTTCACCTGGTCCGCCGGGCGCGGCGGCTGGCTCGTCGCGATGGACGGCGGGCCCGCGGCGACGACCGACGGCGGCCGGCCGGCGCCGGCCACGGTGGTCGTGCAGCACGTGACGGTCCGTACCTCCCGCTACCACGACGTGCTCGGCAGCCGGACGCCGTACACCGAGACGGTCGGCTCCGGACGGGCGGAGGTGCTGCGCGACGGCCGGTCGTACGACGGCTTCTGGTCACGGCCGACGGCGGCGGACGGTACGTCGTTCACGACGGCGGACGGCGGGCGGCTGGGCTTCGCCGCCGGTCAGGTGTGGGTGGTCTTCGTACCGGGGCCCTGA
- a CDS encoding zinc-dependent alcohol dehydrogenase, with translation MKAVTWQGKRDVRVEDVPDPRIEEPTDAVIRITSTGLCGSDLHLYEVLTPFMTPGDILGHEPMGIVEEVGPGVPDLAVGDRVVVPFQIACGNCWMCLTGLPTQCETTQVTGEGMGAALFGYTRLYGAVPGAQAEYLRVPQAQFGPIKVPEGPPDDRFVYLSDVLPTAWQAVEYAAVPPGGTLAVLGLGPIGDMACRIAMARGAERVFGVDLVPERLARAQRRGVETYDLRAFDDEKTLVQAIRDETGGRGPDAVIDAVGTEAHGSAAAKLAQSATALMPRKLSAPLAERFSVDRLAALHTAIDLVRRGGTISLSGVYGGMADPMPMLTLFDKQIQLRMGQANVRRWTDLILPYLTDEDTLGVDDFATHRLPLAEAPHAYEMFQRKQDGAVKVLMQP, from the coding sequence ATGAAGGCAGTCACCTGGCAGGGCAAGCGGGACGTCCGGGTCGAGGACGTCCCCGACCCGCGGATCGAGGAGCCCACCGACGCCGTCATCCGCATCACGTCCACCGGACTGTGCGGATCCGACCTGCACCTGTACGAGGTGCTCACCCCGTTCATGACCCCGGGGGACATCCTCGGCCACGAACCCATGGGCATCGTCGAGGAGGTCGGCCCGGGCGTGCCGGACCTCGCGGTGGGGGACCGGGTCGTGGTGCCGTTCCAGATCGCCTGCGGCAACTGCTGGATGTGCCTGACCGGGCTGCCCACGCAGTGCGAGACCACCCAGGTCACCGGCGAGGGCATGGGCGCCGCCCTCTTCGGCTACACCCGCCTGTACGGCGCCGTGCCCGGCGCCCAGGCCGAGTACCTGCGCGTCCCCCAGGCGCAGTTCGGCCCCATCAAGGTGCCCGAGGGCCCGCCGGACGACCGGTTCGTCTACCTCTCCGACGTGCTGCCCACCGCCTGGCAGGCCGTCGAGTACGCGGCCGTGCCACCCGGCGGCACCCTCGCGGTCCTCGGCCTCGGCCCGATCGGTGACATGGCCTGCCGGATCGCCATGGCCCGCGGCGCCGAGCGCGTCTTCGGAGTCGACCTGGTGCCCGAGCGGCTCGCCCGGGCGCAGCGGCGCGGTGTCGAGACGTACGACCTGAGGGCCTTCGACGACGAGAAGACGCTCGTCCAGGCCATCAGGGACGAGACCGGCGGCCGGGGTCCGGACGCCGTGATCGACGCCGTCGGCACCGAGGCACACGGCAGCGCCGCCGCCAAACTCGCCCAGAGCGCCACCGCGCTGATGCCCCGCAAGCTGAGCGCGCCCCTCGCGGAACGCTTCAGCGTGGACCGGCTCGCCGCCCTGCACACGGCCATCGACCTGGTCCGCCGCGGCGGCACGATCTCGCTCAGCGGTGTCTACGGCGGCATGGCCGACCCGATGCCGATGCTCACCCTGTTCGACAAGCAGATCCAGCTGCGCATGGGCCAGGCCAACGTCCGCCGCTGGACCGACCTGATCCTGCCCTATCTGACGGACGAGGACACCCTCGGCGTCGACGACTTCGCCACGCACCGGCTGCCGCTTGCGGAGGCACCGCACGCGTACGAGATGTTCCAGCGCAAGCAGGACGGCGCCGTCAAGGTCCTCATGCAGCCGTAG
- a CDS encoding ATP-dependent DNA ligase, with protein MDLPVMPPVKPMLAKSVAKIPPGMHYEAKWDGFRSIVFRDGAEVELGSRTGKPLTRYFPELVAALKERVPERCVLDGEIVIARAGRLDFDALTERIHPAASRVRMLAEKTPASFVAFDLLALDDHALLDVPLTDRRALLDRALAEATPPVHLAPSTTDIEVARQWFEQFEGAGLDGVVAKPLTLHYLQDERAMFKIKHERTADVVVAGYRFHKSGPVVGSLLLGLYDADGRLQHVGVSAAFAMKKRAELVEELAPLRMDDVSGHPWAAWTDEAAHETARLPGAPSRWSGKKDLSWVPLRPERVAEVAYDHMENGQRFRHTARFRRWRPDRTPESCTYAQLEEPVRYDLAEILGEKDRG; from the coding sequence ATGGATCTGCCCGTCATGCCGCCCGTGAAGCCGATGCTCGCCAAGTCGGTGGCGAAGATCCCGCCGGGGATGCACTACGAGGCTAAGTGGGACGGATTCCGGTCGATCGTGTTCCGGGACGGCGCCGAGGTCGAGCTGGGCAGCCGCACCGGAAAGCCGCTGACCAGGTACTTTCCCGAGCTGGTCGCGGCACTGAAGGAGCGGGTGCCCGAGCGGTGCGTGCTGGACGGGGAGATCGTGATCGCACGCGCCGGACGGCTGGACTTCGACGCGCTGACCGAGCGGATCCACCCGGCGGCCTCCCGGGTGCGGATGCTGGCCGAGAAGACCCCGGCGTCGTTCGTCGCCTTCGACCTGCTGGCCCTGGACGACCACGCCCTGCTCGACGTACCGCTGACCGACCGCCGCGCCCTGCTGGACCGGGCCCTCGCGGAGGCGACCCCGCCGGTGCACCTGGCACCTTCGACGACCGACATCGAGGTGGCCCGGCAGTGGTTCGAGCAGTTCGAGGGCGCCGGACTCGACGGGGTCGTGGCCAAGCCGCTCACCCTGCACTACCTGCAGGACGAGCGGGCCATGTTCAAGATCAAACACGAGCGGACGGCGGATGTCGTGGTCGCCGGGTACCGCTTCCACAAGAGCGGCCCGGTGGTGGGCTCGCTGCTGCTCGGTCTGTACGACGCGGACGGCCGGCTCCAGCACGTCGGCGTGTCGGCAGCGTTCGCCATGAAGAAGCGGGCCGAGCTGGTCGAGGAGCTGGCGCCGCTGCGCATGGACGACGTCTCGGGGCACCCGTGGGCCGCCTGGACGGACGAGGCCGCGCACGAGACGGCCCGGCTGCCAGGGGCACCGAGCCGCTGGTCCGGCAAGAAGGACCTGTCCTGGGTGCCGCTGCGGCCGGAGCGGGTGGCCGAGGTGGCGTACGACCACATGGAGAACGGGCAGCGGTTCCGGCACACCGCCCGCTTCCGCCGCTGGCGCCCGGACCGTACGCCGGAGAGCTGCACCTACGCCCAGTTGGAGGAGCCGGTGCGCTACGACCTCGCGGAGATCCTCGGCGAGAAGGACCGCGGCTGA
- the ligD gene encoding non-homologous end-joining DNA ligase, which produces MGDAVELEVGGRTVRLSSPDKVFFPERGFTKLDLARYYASVGPGILRALRNRPTTLERYPDGVGGEWFFQKRAPKGMPDWIPTAHITFPSGRSADEMCPTEQAAVVWAAQYGTLTFHPWPVRATDVDHPDELRIDLDPQPGTDYADAARAAHELRAVLEEFGGLRGWPKTSGGRGLHVFVPIEPRWTFTQVRRAAIAVGREMERRMPDQVTIKWWKEERGRRIFIDYNQTARDRTIASAYSVRPHPHAPVSAPLRWEEVGVAEPRDFDLATMPARFAELGDVHAGMDDHAHSLDALLELARRDEHDHGLGDLPYPPEYPKMPGEPKRVQPSRARRAP; this is translated from the coding sequence ATGGGTGATGCGGTGGAACTCGAGGTGGGCGGCCGGACCGTACGGCTGTCCAGCCCGGACAAGGTGTTCTTCCCGGAGCGCGGTTTCACCAAGCTGGACCTCGCCCGGTACTACGCCTCCGTCGGCCCCGGCATCCTGCGCGCCCTGCGCAACCGCCCCACCACCCTGGAGCGGTATCCGGACGGCGTCGGCGGCGAGTGGTTCTTCCAGAAGCGGGCCCCGAAGGGCATGCCCGACTGGATCCCGACCGCCCACATCACCTTCCCCAGCGGGCGCAGCGCCGACGAGATGTGCCCCACCGAGCAGGCCGCCGTGGTGTGGGCCGCCCAGTACGGCACCCTCACCTTCCACCCCTGGCCGGTGCGCGCCACCGACGTCGACCACCCCGACGAACTGCGCATCGACCTCGACCCGCAGCCCGGCACCGACTACGCCGACGCGGCCCGCGCCGCCCACGAACTGCGCGCCGTTCTGGAGGAGTTCGGCGGGCTGCGCGGCTGGCCGAAGACCTCCGGCGGCCGGGGCCTGCACGTCTTCGTCCCGATCGAACCGCGCTGGACCTTCACCCAGGTGCGCCGCGCCGCGATCGCCGTCGGCCGGGAGATGGAACGCCGGATGCCCGACCAGGTGACCATCAAGTGGTGGAAGGAGGAGCGCGGGCGCCGGATCTTCATCGACTACAACCAGACGGCGAGGGACCGCACCATCGCCTCCGCCTATTCCGTACGTCCCCACCCGCACGCCCCCGTCTCGGCACCGCTGCGCTGGGAGGAGGTCGGCGTGGCCGAGCCCCGCGACTTCGACCTCGCCACCATGCCGGCCCGGTTCGCCGAACTCGGCGACGTGCACGCCGGCATGGACGACCACGCCCACTCCCTGGACGCGCTGCTGGAACTGGCCCGCCGGGACGAACACGACCACGGCCTGGGCGACCTGCCGTACCCGCCGGAGTACCCGAAGATGCCCGGCGAACCCAAACGCGTCCAGCCCAGCCGGGCCCGGCGCGCGCCTTGA
- a CDS encoding ornithine cyclodeaminase family protein: MTRVLTRSDLEAVLDPAACLRALREGFRTAGEASVPGQRVRTDLPFPGTATALIPGLLPGVDAYTVKVNAKFPGARPALRGVICLHSGTDGELLALLDSATVTAWRTGLAAALGTGLLAPAGYEVLGVVGAGAQAEPTLRGLAGGRPFRDLVVHDTDPGRAAAFAARHGGRVLGSARAVAQAADVVLLATWSRTPLLALADTRPGQHLTSLGTDEPGKRELAADLLDAALLVVDDRELAATAGALSAPGPVRTAADATLTDVLRGTHPGRTSARQRTVYAPVGLPWQDLALAWHAFRDAERRDLGTTVDLLG; the protein is encoded by the coding sequence GTGACCCGTGTGCTGACCCGCAGCGATCTGGAGGCCGTGCTCGACCCGGCGGCCTGTCTCCGCGCCCTGCGCGAGGGCTTCCGTACGGCCGGTGAGGCGTCCGTGCCCGGGCAACGGGTCCGCACCGACCTGCCGTTCCCCGGCACCGCCACCGCGCTCATCCCCGGCCTGCTGCCCGGCGTCGACGCCTACACGGTGAAGGTGAACGCCAAGTTCCCCGGCGCCCGGCCCGCCCTGCGCGGGGTGATCTGCCTGCACTCCGGGACCGACGGGGAACTGCTCGCGCTGCTGGACTCCGCGACCGTCACGGCCTGGCGCACCGGACTGGCCGCCGCCCTCGGCACCGGGCTGCTGGCCCCCGCCGGGTACGAGGTCCTCGGCGTCGTCGGAGCGGGCGCGCAGGCCGAGCCGACCCTGCGCGGCCTCGCCGGCGGGCGCCCGTTCCGGGACCTCGTCGTCCACGACACCGACCCCGGGCGGGCCGCCGCGTTCGCAGCCCGGCACGGCGGCCGCGTGCTCGGCTCGGCCCGGGCGGTGGCCCAGGCGGCCGACGTCGTCCTGCTCGCCACCTGGTCGCGGACACCGCTGCTCGCCCTCGCCGACACCCGCCCCGGGCAGCACCTCACCAGCCTCGGCACCGACGAGCCCGGCAAACGAGAACTCGCCGCCGACCTGCTGGACGCCGCCCTCCTCGTCGTCGACGACCGCGAACTGGCCGCCACGGCGGGCGCGTTGTCGGCACCCGGGCCGGTCCGGACCGCCGCCGACGCCACCCTCACCGACGTCCTGCGCGGCACGCACCCCGGCCGGACCTCCGCCCGGCAGCGCACCGTGTACGCCCCGGTCGGACTGCCCTGGCAGGATCTCGCCCTCGCCTGGCACGCGTTCCGTGACGCGGAGCGCCGCGACCTCGGCACGACGGTCGACCTGCTGGGCTGA
- a CDS encoding LacI family DNA-binding transcriptional regulator gives MTEAVSRPTLEAVAARAGVSRATVSRVVNGGDGVREPLAERVRRAVEELGYVPNQAARSLVTRRHDAVAVVIAEPEARVFADPFFALQLRGISKELTAHDNQLVLLLTEGRADHARVARYLAGGHVDGALVFSLHLDDPLPGLIRDAGVPTVFGGRPGWGEDSRAQDPGVVYVDCDNRGGARAAVRHLLDLGRRRVAHLTGALDQTSAVDRLDGYRDVMAEVLGESDPLLVVESDFTPSGGERAMRELLARCPDVDAVFAANDLTALGALRVLRASGRRVPEDVAVVGFDDMLPVTEQADPPLTTVRQDIEEMGRLMARLLLQGLSDGRDRERTAAGAPGTPATGVILPTTLIRRASA, from the coding sequence GTGACCGAGGCAGTGTCGCGTCCCACGCTGGAGGCCGTGGCCGCGCGGGCCGGGGTGTCCCGGGCCACCGTGTCCCGCGTGGTCAACGGCGGCGACGGGGTCCGTGAACCCCTGGCCGAGCGGGTCCGGCGGGCCGTGGAAGAACTGGGCTACGTCCCCAACCAGGCGGCGCGCAGCCTCGTCACCCGACGTCACGACGCCGTCGCGGTCGTCATCGCCGAGCCCGAGGCCCGGGTCTTCGCCGACCCCTTCTTCGCCCTCCAACTGCGCGGCATCAGCAAGGAGCTGACCGCGCACGACAACCAGCTCGTGCTGCTGCTCACCGAGGGCCGCGCCGACCACGCGCGGGTGGCCCGGTACCTCGCCGGCGGCCATGTCGACGGCGCGCTCGTCTTCTCCCTGCACCTGGACGACCCGCTGCCCGGTCTCATCCGCGACGCCGGAGTGCCCACCGTGTTCGGCGGACGCCCTGGCTGGGGCGAGGACAGCCGGGCGCAGGACCCGGGCGTGGTGTACGTCGACTGCGACAACCGGGGCGGGGCGCGCGCGGCCGTACGGCACCTGCTGGACCTCGGCCGCCGGCGCGTCGCGCACCTCACCGGCGCGCTGGACCAGACCTCGGCGGTGGACCGGCTCGACGGCTACCGGGACGTCATGGCCGAGGTGCTGGGCGAGAGCGACCCCCTGCTGGTGGTGGAGAGCGACTTCACCCCGTCCGGTGGCGAACGCGCCATGCGGGAACTCCTCGCGCGCTGCCCGGACGTCGACGCGGTGTTCGCCGCCAACGACCTCACCGCGCTCGGCGCGCTGCGGGTACTGCGCGCGAGCGGCCGGCGGGTGCCCGAGGACGTGGCCGTGGTCGGCTTCGACGACATGCTGCCGGTCACCGAGCAGGCCGACCCCCCGCTGACCACGGTCCGTCAGGACATCGAGGAGATGGGCCGGCTGATGGCCCGCCTGCTGCTGCAGGGCCTGTCCGACGGCCGGGACCGGGAGCGTACGGCGGCCGGTGCGCCGGGCACACCGGCGACGGGAGTGATCCTGCCGACGACCCTGATACGCCGCGCCTCCGCGTGA
- a CDS encoding VOC family protein has translation MLTTRFVNGAPNWIDVGSPDIDGATSFYGGLFGWEFRSAGPDAGGYGFFQLDGRTVAGGMQTGPGQGPPAWTVYFQSEDAQATAEAAEQAHGEVLFQPTDVMGQGRMAVLADRAGVRFGIWQPGRTRGVDVANEPGALCWVELYTPDIAAAAAFYRRVLGLETSGVPFPGGTYTCVNPDGAGEDAMFGGMVALADDPSEKESGPYWLPYFEVEDTDAVVEQAQRLGGTVRMPATTLEGVGRMAKLADPYGVRFAVIRSEPAQG, from the coding sequence ATGCTCACCACCCGTTTCGTCAACGGCGCGCCCAACTGGATCGACGTCGGCAGTCCCGACATCGACGGCGCCACCTCCTTCTACGGGGGCCTGTTCGGCTGGGAGTTCCGGTCGGCGGGGCCGGACGCCGGCGGTTACGGCTTCTTCCAGCTGGACGGCCGGACCGTGGCGGGCGGCATGCAGACCGGCCCCGGGCAGGGCCCCCCGGCCTGGACGGTGTACTTCCAGAGCGAGGACGCCCAGGCCACCGCCGAGGCCGCCGAACAGGCCCACGGCGAAGTCCTGTTCCAGCCGACGGACGTGATGGGCCAGGGCCGCATGGCGGTCCTCGCCGACCGGGCGGGCGTGCGCTTCGGAATCTGGCAGCCGGGCCGGACCAGGGGCGTGGACGTGGCGAACGAGCCGGGCGCGCTGTGCTGGGTCGAGCTGTACACGCCGGACATCGCGGCGGCCGCCGCGTTCTACCGGCGGGTGCTCGGCCTGGAGACGTCCGGGGTGCCCTTCCCGGGCGGGACGTACACCTGCGTCAATCCGGACGGTGCCGGGGAGGACGCGATGTTCGGCGGGATGGTGGCGCTGGCCGACGACCCCTCCGAGAAGGAGTCGGGTCCGTACTGGCTGCCGTACTTCGAGGTGGAGGACACCGACGCCGTGGTGGAACAGGCGCAGCGGCTCGGCGGGACGGTGCGGATGCCGGCGACGACCCTGGAGGGCGTGGGCCGCATGGCCAAGCTGGCCGATCCGTACGGGGTCCGCTTCGCGGTGATCAGAAGCGAGCCGGCGCAGGGCTGA
- a CDS encoding WhiB family transcriptional regulator: MHFETITPADDTWQAQALCAQTGPDFFFPDPGSSVREAKRICAMCELRPACLEYALANDERFGVWGGLSEKERLALRRTAH, encoded by the coding sequence ATGCACTTCGAAACCATCACCCCGGCCGACGACACCTGGCAGGCGCAGGCCCTGTGCGCGCAGACCGGGCCGGACTTCTTCTTCCCCGACCCCGGCAGCTCGGTACGCGAGGCGAAGCGCATCTGCGCCATGTGCGAGCTGCGCCCGGCCTGCCTGGAGTACGCGCTGGCCAACGACGAGCGGTTCGGCGTCTGGGGCGGCCTGTCGGAGAAGGAACGCCTGGCCCTCCGCCGCACCGCCCACTGA